In the Neomonachus schauinslandi chromosome 13, ASM220157v2, whole genome shotgun sequence genome, one interval contains:
- the ACTL7B gene encoding actin-like protein 7B produces MATRSSPSPMPLGTAQGDPGEAGTLPGPDAGIRDTCSAAQLKMKPRKVRKIKALIIDLGSQYCKCGYAGEPRPTYFISSTVGKHCSEAADAGDTRKETYVGHELLSTEAPLKLMNPLKYGIVVDWDCVQSIWEYVFHTAMKILPEEHAVLVSDPPLSPSSNREKYAELMFETFGIPAMHVTSQSLLSIYSYGKTSGLVVESGHGVSHVVPISEGDVLPGLTGRADYAGSDLTNYLLQLLNEAGHKFTDDHLHIIEHIKKKCCYSALLPEQELGLCLEEMRVDYELPDGKLITIGRERFQCAEMLFKPTLVGSNQPGLPALTAACLERCQEAGFKEEMAANVLLCGGCTMLDGFPERFQRELSLLCPGASPAVSAAPERKTSVWTGGSILASLQAFQQLWVSKEEFEERGSAAVYGKC; encoded by the coding sequence ATGGCAACGAGGAGCAGCCCTAGCCCCATGCCTCTGGGCACGGCTCAGGGTGACCCCGGAGAGGCAGGAACACTGCCAGGTCCCGATGCTGGCATCCGGGACACGTGTTCGGCAGCGCAGCTGAAGATGAAGCCCAGGAAGGTGCGCAAGATCAAGGCCCTCATCATCGACCTGGGCTCCCAGTACTGTAAGTGTGGCTACGCAGGCGAGCCGAGGCCCACCTACTTCATCTCCTCCACTGTGGGCAAGCACTGCTCTGAGGCGGCTGATGCTGGTGACACTCGCAAGGAGACCTACGTGGGCCACGAGCTGCTCAGCACGGAGGCGCCCCTGAAGCTGATGAACCCGCTCAAATACGGCATTGTGGTGGACTGGGACTGCGTCCAGAGCATCTGGGAGTACGTCTTCCACACAGCCATGAAGATCCTCCCCGAGGAGCATGCGGTGCTGGTCTCTGACCCCCCCCTAAGCCCCAGCAGCAACCGGGAGAAGTACGCGGAGCTCATGTTCGAGACCTTTGGCATCCCTGCCATGCATGTGACGTCCCAGTCGCTGCTGTCCATCTACTCCTACGGCAAGACCTCGGGCCTGGTGGTGGAGAGCGGGCACGGCGTCTCGCATGTGGTGCCCATCTCGGAGGGCGACGTGCTGCCGGGCCTGACGGGCCGAGCCGACTACGCTGGGAGCGACCTCACCAACTACCTGCTGCAGCTGCTCAACGAGGCCGGCCACAAGTTCACGGACGACCACCTGCACATCATCGAGCACATCAAGAAGAAGTGCTGCTACTCGGCACTCCTGCCCGAGCAGGAGCTCGGCCTGTGCCTGGAGGAGATGCGCGTGGACTACGAGCTCCCCGACGGCAAGCTCATCACCATTGGCCGGGAGCGCTTCCAGTGCGCCGAGATGCTCTTCAAGCCCACCCTGGTGGGCAGCAACCAGCCCGGCCTCCCCGCGCTCACGGCCGCCTGCCTGGAGCGCTGCCAGGAGGCGGGCTTCAAGGAGGAGATGGCGGCCAACGTGCTGCTGTGCGGTGGCTGTACAATGCTCGATGGCTTCCCCGAGCGCTTCCAGAGGGAGCTGAGCCTCCTCTGCCCCGGGGCCAGCCCTGCGGTGTCTGCTGCTCCGGAGCGGAAGACCTCCGTGTGGACCGGCGGCTCCATCCTGGCCTCCCTGCAGGCCTTCCAGCAGCTCTGGGTCAGCAAGGAAGAGTTCGAGGAGCGGGGCAGTGCGGCCGTCTATGGCAAGTGCTGA